The following coding sequences are from one Stigmatopora nigra isolate UIUO_SnigA chromosome 10, RoL_Snig_1.1, whole genome shotgun sequence window:
- the c10h1orf74 gene encoding UPF0739 protein C1orf74 homolog has protein sequence MNTQELIVSAARQCLSTGRKSLSVPQSLDVAIQLIAVDLALKPALLYDINSASAKQVCCFLRSCQSSRIVSESLVTLDLNDNIFIVNLVAARSNLERVLDNTGPVVIDVCSSLEEPAITEPVRTGLKNIAEELLLLLRRFDTTKEVDPGIYVAEGSEVWNLSAVFGLLLGYPATYWFDQTKSFENCLAMTPLTVTKAFATWPANATSQKYCLYSFSIPAVLQNETLSDVEKWKLGLHKRFQQQNVLKDLTICHSAVTLSSVCL, from the coding sequence ATGAACACACAAGAGCTGATCGTTTCCGCAGCCCGTCAATGTTTGTCCACTGGAAGGAAATCTCTGTCTGTCCCTCAGAGTCTTGACGTGGCCATTCAACTCATAGCAGTTGATCTGGCCCTCAAACCCGCTCTGTTGTATGACATCAACAGCGCCAGCGCAAAGCAGGTGTGTTGCTTCTTACGCTCATGCCAGTCATCCCGAATCGTGTCTGAATCCCTGGTCACCTTGGACTTGAACGATAACATCTTCATCGTTAATCTGGTCGCGGCAAGATCCAATCTAGAGAGGGTGCTTGACAACACTGGGCCTGTGGTGATTGACGTCTGCAGCTCACTGGAGGAGCCGGCCATCACAGAGCCTGTCAGAACGGGTCTCAAGAACATCGCAGAAGAGCTCCTTTTGCTTCTAAGGAGGTTTGATACCACAAAAGAAGTGGATCCAGGCATCTATGTAGCAGAAGGGTCGGAGGTGTGGAACCTGAGCGCTGTCTTTGGGCTGTTGCTGGGTTACCCTGCCACCTACTGGTTCGACCAGACCAAGAGCTTTGAAAATTGCCTGGCGATGACCCCCTTGACGGTGACCAAGGCATTTGCGACATGGCCGGCAAATGCCACTAGCCAGAAATATTGCCTATATTCATTCAGCATCCCTGCCGTTCTGCAGAATGAGACCTTGTCCGATGTGGAGAAGTGGAAACTTGGCCTACACAAGAGATTCCAACAGCAAAATGTTCTAAAAGACCTCACTATTTGTCACTCTGCTGTCACTCTATCGTCAGTGTGTTTGTGA
- the tomm6 gene encoding mitochondrial import receptor subunit TOM6 homolog, with protein sequence MSGVGAKNGSPSSPSVADWFGLACKFAADRNDFRRNLLVNLGLFAAGVWVARNLSDFDLMAPQPVT encoded by the exons ATGAGTGGAGTCGGAGCCAAAAATGGCTCGCCCAGTTCCCCAAGCGTGGCAGATTGGTTCGGTTTGGCGTGCAAATTCGCAGCAGACAGAAATGATTTCAGAAG GAATCTATTGGTCAACCTGGGCTTGTTTGCAGCTGGTGTTTGGGTTGCAAGAAATCTATCTGACTTTGACTTGATGGCTCCTCAGCCCGTTACATAA